The following proteins come from a genomic window of Mariniflexile sp. TRM1-10:
- a CDS encoding Bax inhibitor-1/YccA family protein has protein sequence MENLVENKLMVSELSEVDKVAFYKKTYSHVAGGVLVFVLFEYLLLQSEAIVSFALSMTEGYRWLIMLGGFMFITNYAERMTLKTPDKNKQYLAYGVYILAEAFIFVPLIYIAAFYMESGPEILNQAAIVTLALFTGLSAIVFVTKKDFSFLKAGLTVGFFIAIGLILAGTLFGFNLGLWFSVGMCVLAAGSILYQTSNLVNKYSNDEYIPAALGLFASLMLLFWYVLSIFMSRD, from the coding sequence ATGGAAAACCTAGTTGAAAACAAATTAATGGTAAGCGAACTTTCAGAAGTTGATAAAGTTGCTTTTTATAAAAAAACCTATTCGCATGTTGCCGGTGGTGTTTTAGTATTCGTTCTTTTTGAATATTTATTACTTCAAAGCGAAGCTATTGTGAGTTTTGCCTTGTCTATGACAGAGGGTTATCGTTGGCTAATCATGCTGGGCGGTTTTATGTTTATAACCAATTATGCCGAAAGAATGACCTTGAAAACGCCCGATAAGAACAAACAATATTTGGCTTACGGTGTTTATATTCTGGCTGAAGCTTTTATTTTTGTGCCGCTTATTTACATTGCTGCCTTTTATATGGAATCGGGTCCAGAAATTCTAAATCAAGCAGCGATAGTGACTTTAGCATTATTCACAGGGTTGTCGGCAATCGTTTTTGTAACTAAAAAAGATTTTTCCTTTTTAAAAGCGGGCTTAACCGTTGGATTTTTTATCGCCATCGGATTAATTTTAGCAGGCACCTTATTCGGGTTTAATTTAGGACTTTGGTTCTCGGTAGGTATGTGTGTATTGGCGGCAGGTTCTATCTTATACCAAACATCAAATTTGGTGAATAAATATTCCAATGATGAATATATTCCAGCAGCATTGGGCTTATTTGCTTCGTTAATGCTACTATTTTGGTATGTGCTTAGTATTTTTATGTCTAGAGACTAA
- a CDS encoding zinc metallopeptidase, whose protein sequence is MIGYYILLGAIALVSWLVSSTLKRKFDKYSKVQLRNGMSGAEIAEKMLADHGITNVEVISTPGQLTDHYNPKNRTVNLSESVYTQRNAAAAAVAAHECGHAVQHAQAYEWLKMRSALVPVVSVTSGMSQWVVLGGLILGAAAGVGLGYYIAVAGLVMMGFATLFSFITLPVEYDASNRALAWLKSKNMVSQQEYAGSEDALKWAARTYLVAAIGALASLVYWALQVFGGSRD, encoded by the coding sequence ATGATTGGATATTATATATTATTAGGAGCTATTGCGCTGGTAAGCTGGTTGGTAAGCAGTACGTTGAAGCGTAAGTTTGATAAATACTCTAAAGTGCAATTGCGTAATGGTATGAGTGGTGCCGAAATAGCCGAAAAAATGTTGGCAGACCACGGTATTACCAATGTTGAGGTTATTTCTACACCTGGACAATTAACAGACCATTACAATCCAAAAAATAGAACCGTGAATTTAAGTGAATCGGTTTATACCCAACGCAACGCTGCGGCTGCGGCTGTTGCTGCTCACGAATGTGGACATGCGGTACAGCACGCACAAGCTTACGAGTGGTTGAAAATGCGTTCGGCATTAGTACCTGTGGTTAGTGTCACCTCTGGGATGTCGCAATGGGTCGTTCTTGGTGGTTTAATATTAGGAGCGGCAGCTGGTGTTGGTCTTGGCTATTATATAGCTGTTGCCGGTTTGGTAATGATGGGGTTCGCCACCTTATTTAGTTTTATAACATTGCCTGTTGAATATGATGCCAGTAACCGTGCCTTGGCTTGGTTAAAAAGTAAAAACATGGTGTCCCAACAAGAATATGCAGGCTCTGAAGATGCGCTTAAATGGGCAGCCAGAACGTATTTGGTAGCTGCTATTGGTGCTTTGGCTTCATTAGTATATTGGGCGCTTCAGGTATTTGGTGGGTCTAGAGATTAA
- the ald gene encoding alanine dehydrogenase, with amino-acid sequence MKIGVPIEIKNNENRVGMTPSGVFELTKRNHTVYVQKNAGFGSGFFDKDYVGAGATILDTIEDVYAAAEMIVKVKEPIEQEYSLIKPHHVVFTYFHFASSEELTNAMIKSKAVCIAYETVEDENGTLPLLIPMSEVAGRMSIQQGAKYLEKPIKGRGILLGGVPGVPPAKVLVLGAGVVGYQAAKMAAGLGALVIIMDINMKALRYVSDSMPNNVISEFSSEYNIRKHIKDSDLIIGGVLLKGAKAPKLITKDMLKDMRPGTVIVDVAVDQGGCFETTRATTHQDPTYIIDDVVHYCVANMPGAVPYTSTVALTNVTLPYVIKLANEGWKKACKKNASLAKGLNIVKGEIVYKEIAEAFDLEFAKA; translated from the coding sequence ATGAAAATAGGGGTTCCAATAGAAATTAAAAACAATGAAAACAGAGTAGGTATGACACCCTCGGGTGTGTTTGAATTAACCAAAAGAAACCACACGGTGTATGTACAGAAAAATGCTGGATTTGGAAGTGGTTTTTTTGATAAGGATTATGTTGGAGCTGGCGCCACTATTCTTGATACGATTGAAGATGTTTATGCCGCCGCAGAAATGATTGTTAAGGTTAAAGAACCAATAGAACAGGAGTATAGTTTGATAAAACCACATCATGTAGTATTTACCTATTTTCATTTTGCGTCTAGTGAGGAGCTTACAAATGCCATGATTAAGAGTAAAGCGGTTTGTATTGCTTATGAAACTGTTGAGGATGAAAATGGCACTTTGCCTTTGTTAATCCCTATGTCTGAAGTAGCAGGTAGGATGTCTATTCAACAAGGTGCTAAATATTTAGAAAAACCAATTAAAGGTCGCGGTATTTTATTAGGAGGTGTTCCTGGGGTGCCGCCAGCAAAAGTGTTGGTACTAGGTGCTGGTGTTGTGGGCTATCAGGCGGCTAAAATGGCAGCAGGATTGGGTGCTTTGGTCATTATTATGGATATTAACATGAAAGCATTACGTTATGTAAGTGACTCCATGCCAAATAATGTGATTAGCGAATTTTCGAGTGAATACAATATTAGAAAACATATCAAGGATTCAGATTTAATCATTGGTGGTGTGTTATTAAAAGGCGCAAAAGCACCAAAATTGATTACCAAAGACATGTTAAAAGACATGCGTCCAGGGACTGTAATTGTGGATGTGGCGGTAGATCAAGGCGGATGTTTTGAAACGACCAGAGCTACAACGCATCAAGATCCTACTTATATTATTGATGATGTCGTACATTACTGTGTTGCCAATATGCCTGGAGCTGTTCCATATACATCGACTGTAGCATTAACCAATGTCACTTTACCTTATGTTATTAAATTGGCAAATGAAGGATGGAAGAAAGCCTGTAAAAAGAATGCGTCTTTAGCCAAAGGATTAAATATTGTAAAAGGAGAGATTGTTTATAAAGAAATAGCTGAAGCATTCGATTTAGAGTTTGCAAAAGCTTGA
- a CDS encoding SemiSWEET family sugar transporter encodes MNDTEIIGFSAAILTTAAFLPQVYKTWKTKDVSGLSLPMLIMFFIGVFLWLVYGVYKQSPSMVSANAVTLISAFLLVYFKIRYSKN; translated from the coding sequence ATGAATGATACAGAAATCATCGGTTTTTCAGCAGCTATTTTAACAACGGCTGCCTTCTTACCTCAAGTTTACAAAACATGGAAAACCAAAGATGTTTCGGGTTTGTCTTTACCCATGTTAATCATGTTTTTTATTGGCGTTTTTTTATGGCTGGTTTACGGCGTTTATAAACAAAGTCCGTCTATGGTTTCGGCAAATGCCGTAACACTTATTTCGGCGTTTTTATTGGTTTATTTTAAAATTAGGTACAGCAAAAATTAG
- a CDS encoding IS110 family RNA-guided transposase produces the protein MKKIRKNAGGIDIGAKKIFIGLEDKEVRSFDTFTSDLEQAVSYLEENNVTSVAMEATGVYWVILYDILKARGIDVWLVDGRSTKQVPGRKTDVKDCQWIQQLHSYGLLNRCFVADELVHELRSYQRLREDHIRSAAMHINHMQKALTLMNVRLKEVLDQVHGVSGLKIIRAILKGERDPGVLVKLCHGSVLKTKKELILKSLKGHYNEAGLFALGQAVVCYDFYQQQIAGCDLKMEEVLKKMGANRPKVSNKATPRKNVRHHKPNIEGMDRYLLQIFEGKDATVLPGITDYNWMQLLSEIGTDLHKWKTEKHFTSWLGLAPKQHHSGKMKKNYKAKGQPKAGLIFKQAATSLLNSKKIALGAFGRKIRAKKGASPAIKAMARKLAELYWKLFVKGLSYVEKGIKDYEEKILFNKQKNIMKMARELGLSISYKTAV, from the coding sequence ATGAAAAAAATCAGGAAAAACGCAGGAGGGATCGATATCGGAGCCAAAAAAATCTTCATAGGTCTTGAAGATAAGGAGGTTCGCAGTTTTGATACCTTCACATCAGATCTGGAACAGGCGGTATCTTACTTAGAGGAAAACAATGTAACCTCAGTGGCCATGGAAGCCACGGGAGTGTATTGGGTCATCCTCTATGATATATTGAAGGCAAGAGGCATCGATGTATGGTTGGTGGATGGCAGGAGCACAAAACAAGTTCCAGGCAGAAAGACCGATGTAAAGGACTGTCAATGGATACAGCAATTGCACAGCTATGGTTTGTTGAACCGTTGTTTTGTTGCAGATGAACTGGTACATGAACTAAGGAGCTATCAACGCCTGCGCGAAGATCACATCCGTAGTGCTGCTATGCATATTAACCATATGCAAAAAGCACTGACCCTGATGAACGTTCGGCTAAAAGAAGTTCTGGACCAAGTTCACGGGGTAAGTGGATTGAAAATAATCAGGGCGATCTTAAAGGGCGAAAGGGATCCCGGGGTTTTGGTAAAGCTATGCCATGGGAGTGTGTTGAAAACAAAAAAGGAACTGATCCTTAAATCCTTGAAAGGGCACTACAATGAAGCAGGGCTATTTGCTTTGGGCCAAGCAGTGGTGTGCTATGATTTTTATCAACAACAAATTGCCGGTTGTGATCTGAAAATGGAAGAAGTCCTTAAAAAGATGGGGGCAAACCGGCCTAAAGTATCAAATAAGGCAACTCCACGAAAAAACGTGAGGCACCACAAACCAAATATAGAAGGAATGGACCGTTATCTATTGCAAATATTTGAAGGCAAAGATGCTACGGTCCTACCCGGTATAACAGATTATAATTGGATGCAGCTCCTATCGGAAATAGGGACTGATTTACATAAATGGAAAACAGAAAAGCATTTTACTTCCTGGTTGGGACTGGCGCCAAAACAGCACCATTCGGGCAAGATGAAAAAAAACTATAAGGCTAAAGGACAACCAAAGGCCGGCCTGATATTTAAGCAAGCGGCCACGAGCCTGCTCAACAGCAAGAAAATTGCATTGGGTGCTTTTGGCAGAAAGATAAGGGCAAAGAAAGGGGCATCACCGGCAATAAAGGCAATGGCAAGAAAACTGGCAGAGCTCTATTGGAAGCTATTTGTTAAAGGACTGTCATATGTAGAGAAGGGAATCAAAGATTATGAGGAGAAGATCTTGTTTAATAAACAAAAGAACATTATGAAAATGGCAAGAGAACTTGGTTTGTCAATTAGCTATAAAACAGCGGTTTAG
- a CDS encoding leucine--tRNA ligase: MTYDFNKIEKKWQDYWAKNQTFKAENKSDKPKFYVLDMFPYPSGAGLHVGHPLGYIASDIYARYKRHQGFNVLHPQGYDSFGLPAEQYAIQTGQHPAITTAENIKTYRRQLDQIGFSFDWSREVRTSDPSYYKWTQWIFIQLFNSWYNKDSDKAEDISELIKIFASEGNSKVNAVCDDTVEAFSAEDWNAFDAVKQQQILLQYRLTYLAEIEVNWCPALGTVLANDEIVNGVSERGGHPVIRKKMTQWSMRISAYAERLLQGLDKIDWTDSLKESQRNWIGKSVGASVFFPILSFPEGEEKAGLLTRAGYMTGGNNSHLLLKHAKDMRANPTLAEAALWEQLRNKNLGAKFRQQHLIGDYIVDFVCLDKKLIIEVDGEIHDSQIEEDAERTEILENNYFKVIRFKNEEVLGNIEGVLKTIKEELSQRESVKSDSHISEQIPPSGVRGIEVFTTRPDTIFGVSFMTLAPEHELVSQITTPEQKAEVEAYILATAKRSERDRMADVKTISGVFTGAYAEHPFTKEPIPVWIGDYVLAGYGTGAVMSVPCGDQRDYDFAKHFNIPIPNIFEGVDISEEAFADKDKTIIANSDFLNGLGYKEATKKVVDELEKLGQGQGKTNYRLRDAVFSRQRYWGEPFPVYYVDGMPQMIDAKHLPIKLPEVEKYLPTETGEPPLGNATVWAWDTKNNKVVPNEMLKQVQHDETKEGVTLSAVEGSHNGIYPLELNTMPGWAGSSWYFNRYMDAHNENEFASKEALNYWKDVDLYIGGSEHATGHLLYSRFWQKFLFDKGLVPVDEYAKKLINQGMILGMSAFVYKVLGTIGIPPVFISYNFYQSKDLNAIYSFLDIIHRKYNVKEWNDQMTIDFAPIHVDLSVINDVSNELDIEKFKNHTLNQDYINAEFLLMDGSIYDINEPLSGKQGRAYLVGREVEKMSKSKYNVVNPDQICEEYGADSLRLYEMFLGPLEQYKPWNTAGITGVHGFLKKLWRLYHQGEDINLRDNPNYYLHDPKTEGLYGGGKVVVRGFGVTDTEPTKDNLKTLHKTIKKVQEDIENFSFNTSVSTFMIAVNELTAQKCTSKEILEPLLILLSPYAPHIAEELWGQLGHAESISTAPFPKFDASYLVESSKNYPISFNGKTRFTLELPMDFNAQQIEEVVMAHEKTQEQLQGRTPKKVIIVPGKIVNIVG, from the coding sequence ATGACGTACGATTTCAATAAAATCGAGAAAAAGTGGCAAGACTATTGGGCAAAAAACCAAACGTTTAAAGCTGAAAATAAATCGGATAAACCTAAATTTTATGTACTGGATATGTTTCCATACCCCAGTGGTGCGGGTTTGCACGTTGGGCATCCATTAGGATACATCGCTTCCGATATTTATGCACGTTATAAACGCCATCAAGGGTTTAATGTATTGCATCCGCAAGGATACGATAGTTTTGGTTTGCCTGCGGAACAGTATGCCATCCAAACGGGGCAACATCCTGCGATTACAACTGCTGAAAACATTAAAACCTACCGCCGTCAGTTAGATCAAATTGGTTTTTCATTCGATTGGTCTCGTGAAGTTAGAACGTCCGATCCAAGCTATTACAAATGGACGCAGTGGATTTTCATTCAACTGTTCAACTCTTGGTATAATAAGGATAGCGATAAAGCTGAAGACATTTCAGAACTCATAAAGATTTTTGCTTCGGAAGGCAATTCAAAAGTAAATGCTGTTTGCGATGATACTGTTGAAGCCTTTTCTGCGGAAGATTGGAATGCTTTTGATGCCGTGAAGCAACAACAAATTTTATTACAATACCGATTAACATATTTAGCTGAAATCGAAGTCAACTGGTGTCCTGCATTGGGAACGGTGTTGGCAAATGATGAGATTGTAAATGGTGTTTCCGAACGTGGTGGCCATCCAGTAATAAGAAAAAAAATGACACAATGGAGTATGCGAATTTCTGCTTATGCGGAACGTTTGCTTCAAGGATTGGATAAAATAGATTGGACCGATTCACTTAAAGAAAGTCAGCGTAACTGGATTGGGAAATCGGTTGGTGCGAGTGTGTTTTTCCCCATCCTATCCTTCCCCGAAGGGGAAGAGAAAGCAGGGTTGCTTACTCGTGCAGGGTATATGACAGGTGGAAATAATTCGCATTTACTACTTAAACATGCTAAAGACATGCGCGCTAATCCTACTCTGGCTGAAGCTGCATTATGGGAACAACTTAGGAATAAAAATTTGGGCGCCAAATTTAGACAACAACATCTAATAGGAGATTACATTGTTGACTTTGTTTGCTTAGATAAAAAATTGATTATCGAAGTAGATGGTGAAATTCATGATTCTCAAATTGAAGAAGATGCTGAACGAACCGAAATCCTAGAAAATAATTACTTTAAAGTTATTCGATTTAAAAATGAAGAAGTTTTAGGTAATATTGAAGGTGTTTTAAAAACAATCAAAGAAGAATTATCACAAAGAGAATCAGTTAAAAGTGATTCACATATAAGTGAGCAAATTCCCCCTTCGGGGGTTAGGGGGATTGAAGTCTTCACGACCCGTCCCGACACCATTTTCGGCGTTTCTTTTATGACGCTGGCTCCAGAACACGAACTGGTTTCACAAATCACAACACCAGAGCAAAAAGCGGAGGTTGAGGCTTATATTTTAGCCACAGCCAAACGTAGTGAGCGCGATCGCATGGCGGATGTAAAAACCATTTCTGGTGTGTTTACAGGTGCGTATGCAGAACACCCATTTACCAAAGAACCGATTCCCGTGTGGATTGGTGATTATGTGCTTGCAGGTTATGGAACAGGTGCAGTGATGTCGGTGCCATGTGGCGACCAACGTGATTATGATTTCGCAAAACACTTTAATATCCCTATTCCTAATATTTTTGAAGGTGTCGATATTTCTGAAGAAGCGTTTGCAGATAAGGATAAAACTATTATTGCGAATTCCGATTTCTTAAACGGTTTAGGTTATAAAGAAGCGACCAAAAAAGTTGTTGATGAATTAGAAAAACTAGGTCAAGGTCAAGGAAAAACCAATTACCGCTTGCGTGATGCGGTGTTTAGTCGCCAACGGTATTGGGGCGAACCCTTCCCGGTGTATTATGTTGATGGCATGCCACAAATGATTGATGCCAAACATTTACCGATTAAATTACCCGAAGTTGAAAAATATTTACCAACCGAAACCGGCGAACCACCTTTAGGAAATGCCACCGTTTGGGCGTGGGACACTAAGAACAACAAGGTGGTGCCTAATGAGATGCTGAAACAAGTTCAGCATGACGAAACGAAGGAAGGTGTCACCCTGAGCGCAGTCGAAGGATCCCACAATGGCATATATCCTCTCGAACTCAACACCATGCCAGGTTGGGCAGGCAGTTCTTGGTATTTTAACCGCTATATGGATGCGCATAACGAAAACGAATTTGCCAGTAAAGAAGCTCTTAATTACTGGAAAGATGTCGATTTGTACATTGGTGGCAGCGAACACGCCACAGGGCATTTATTGTACTCCCGTTTTTGGCAAAAATTCTTGTTTGACAAAGGCTTGGTGCCTGTGGATGAATATGCCAAAAAGCTGATTAACCAAGGGATGATTTTGGGAATGAGTGCTTTTGTTTATAAAGTTTTAGGGACTATTGGGATTCCTCCTGTTTTTATTTCATATAATTTTTATCAGTCAAAGGATTTAAATGCAATTTATTCGTTTTTAGATATTATTCATAGAAAATATAATGTTAAAGAATGGAATGATCAGATGACAATTGATTTTGCGCCTATTCATGTAGATTTGTCAGTTATTAACGACGTATCTAATGAGTTAGATATTGAAAAATTCAAAAATCATACATTAAATCAAGATTATATAAATGCTGAATTCTTGTTAATGGATGGAAGTATTTATGATATTAATGAACCTCTTTCTGGTAAACAAGGGAGGGCATATTTAGTAGGCCGCGAAGTCGAAAAAATGTCCAAATCCAAATACAACGTCGTCAATCCAGACCAAATTTGTGAGGAGTATGGTGCCGACAGCTTACGTCTTTACGAAATGTTTTTAGGCCCCTTGGAGCAATACAAACCTTGGAACACGGCTGGTATTACAGGTGTTCATGGTTTCCTAAAAAAACTTTGGAGATTATATCATCAAGGAGAAGATATTAATCTTAGAGACAATCCTAATTATTATCTTCATGACCCAAAAACAGAAGGTCTTTATGGAGGAGGTAAAGTTGTTGTAAGAGGCTTTGGTGTAACTGATACTGAACCAACAAAAGATAACCTAAAAACATTGCATAAAACCATTAAAAAAGTTCAGGAAGACATCGAGAATTTCTCGTTTAATACTTCGGTATCAACCTTTATGATTGCGGTAAATGAATTGACGGCTCAAAAATGCACTTCAAAAGAGATACTGGAACCGTTATTGATTCTATTATCGCCTTATGCACCGCATATCGCTGAAGAATTATGGGGTCAGTTAGGGCATGCCGAATCGATTTCAACAGCTCCATTCCCAAAATTTGATGCCAGTTATTTGGTAGAAAGCAGTAAAAACTACCCGATTTCATTCAATGGAAAAACGCGTTTTACTTTAGAATTGCCAATGGACTTTAATGCACAACAAATTGAAGAAGTGGTGATGGCGCACGAAAAAACCCAAGAACAATTACAGGGGCGTACTCCTAAAAAAGTAATTATTGTACCTGGTAAAATTGTCAATATTGTAGGTTAA
- a CDS encoding DMT family transporter: MQFVISPLKHHFGLIKDTTKAHLALLGANVIYGANYIIAKGIMPNKIGPTAFVFIRLSCCVLLFWAIKFLFIKEKIEKKDLLILALCGLFGAAANQLLFFHGINLTSPIDASIIQTATPVLVLIFSALILKERITQNKVLGITLGAIGAIFLIIYGSKAVGTSSFLGNLFVLLNACSYGLYLVLAKTLMKKYHAVTVISWVFLFGFIYVFPFGVSEFLNTDFEAFTTSTYLTIGYVVLFTTFFAYLFNIYALNHLTPSVTSSYIYLQPVVSFLLVSILAYVFIQDQYAQDINIVKILSCILVAVGVYIISKPQKK, translated from the coding sequence ATGCAATTTGTAATTTCGCCGCTTAAACATCATTTTGGTTTGATAAAAGATACTACCAAAGCCCATTTGGCCTTATTGGGTGCTAATGTCATATATGGCGCAAACTACATCATTGCTAAGGGCATTATGCCAAATAAAATTGGTCCTACCGCTTTTGTTTTTATTAGGCTTTCTTGCTGTGTCCTCCTTTTTTGGGCCATAAAATTTTTATTTATTAAAGAAAAGATTGAAAAAAAAGATTTATTGATACTAGCGCTTTGTGGTCTGTTTGGTGCCGCCGCTAACCAACTGTTATTTTTTCATGGCATTAATTTAACCTCACCTATTGACGCTTCAATCATTCAAACGGCGACACCCGTTTTAGTTTTAATCTTTAGTGCTCTTATTTTAAAAGAACGCATTACCCAAAATAAAGTACTAGGCATCACATTGGGAGCTATTGGCGCCATCTTTTTAATTATATATGGCAGTAAAGCGGTTGGCACGAGTTCGTTTCTAGGCAATTTATTTGTTTTATTAAATGCCTGTAGCTACGGACTCTACCTGGTTTTAGCAAAAACTTTAATGAAAAAATACCATGCGGTTACCGTCATTAGTTGGGTGTTTTTGTTTGGGTTTATCTATGTGTTTCCGTTTGGGGTTTCAGAATTTTTGAATACCGATTTTGAAGCCTTTACTACCAGCACCTATTTAACCATTGGCTATGTGGTTTTATTTACCACCTTTTTTGCCTACTTATTTAATATTTATGCGCTTAATCACTTGACGCCTTCTGTCACAAGTAGTTATATATATTTACAACCTGTGGTTAGTTTTCTATTAGTCAGCATATTGGCCTATGTTTTTATACAAGACCAATATGCGCAAGACATCAATATCGTTAAAATATTAAGTTGCATACTTGTGGCAGTCGGCGTGTATATAATAAGTAAACCACAAAAAAAATAA
- a CDS encoding DUF3098 domain-containing protein: MGEKKQKEDSKPVFVFGKKNYKFMLIGLAFIALGFILMSGGGSDDPNVFNPEIFSWRRIRLAPTLVLIGFGIQIYAILLNPDKKS; encoded by the coding sequence ATGGGAGAAAAAAAACAAAAAGAAGACTCAAAACCCGTATTTGTATTCGGTAAGAAAAACTACAAATTCATGCTTATAGGTTTGGCTTTTATTGCTTTGGGCTTTATTTTAATGTCTGGTGGCGGAAGTGACGATCCCAATGTTTTTAACCCAGAAATTTTTAGTTGGAGACGCATTCGCTTAGCTCCTACGCTAGTTCTTATTGGATTTGGAATACAGATATATGCCATACTTTTAAATCCAGATAAAAAGTCCTAG
- a CDS encoding glycerate kinase codes for MKIVLAPDKFKGSLTGLQFCNAVEEGIKEILPKADIIKMPLADGGDGTIDILEYHLKGNHIHASVNDPLFREIEASYLYMDSSETAFIEMAEASGMHLLKKEEQNCFYTTTLGTGELILDAINKGAKTIILGIGGSATNDCGMGMATALGYKFEDEHAKALQPIGKNLSKVKQINTNNVINHLKSIDFKVACDVTNPLYGKDGAAYVYGSQKGASDDDIKQLDEGLKNIATVFKKQFNIDVQNVKGAGAAGGMGAGTFVFLNAELKSGIDLVKDLVDFDTKIKDADWIITGEGKLDSQTLSGKTINGVIKSAKKQHIAVAALCGSISLSNYEAEKFGILYTDSIMEKAKSLDDAIQNGYDYVKQMAVNFAKTMV; via the coding sequence ATGAAAATTGTTCTCGCACCCGATAAATTTAAAGGTTCCCTAACAGGATTACAGTTTTGTAATGCAGTAGAAGAAGGCATTAAAGAAATTTTGCCTAAAGCCGACATTATTAAAATGCCATTGGCCGATGGGGGTGATGGTACTATTGATATTTTAGAATACCATTTAAAAGGAAATCATATTCATGCAAGCGTAAACGACCCGCTCTTTAGAGAAATTGAAGCGTCCTACCTTTATATGGATTCTAGTGAAACAGCTTTTATTGAAATGGCTGAAGCTTCCGGAATGCATCTTTTGAAAAAGGAAGAGCAGAATTGTTTTTATACCACCACGTTAGGTACTGGTGAACTGATTTTAGATGCCATCAATAAAGGGGCTAAAACCATTATTTTAGGTATTGGAGGTAGTGCTACAAACGATTGTGGCATGGGTATGGCAACCGCTTTAGGCTATAAATTTGAAGATGAGCACGCGAAAGCGTTACAACCAATCGGGAAGAATTTGTCAAAAGTTAAACAGATTAATACTAATAATGTCATTAACCATCTAAAATCAATAGATTTTAAGGTTGCCTGCGACGTAACAAATCCGTTATATGGAAAAGATGGTGCTGCGTATGTCTATGGATCACAAAAAGGCGCATCGGATGATGACATTAAACAGTTGGATGAAGGTTTAAAAAATATAGCAACTGTTTTTAAAAAGCAATTTAATATAGATGTTCAAAATGTAAAAGGTGCTGGTGCAGCAGGCGGTATGGGAGCGGGAACATTTGTGTTTTTAAATGCCGAATTAAAATCGGGAATTGATTTGGTTAAGGATTTAGTGGACTTTGATACTAAAATTAAAGATGCTGATTGGATCATTACAGGTGAAGGTAAATTGGATTCTCAAACCCTTTCAGGTAAAACCATTAATGGGGTGATAAAATCTGCTAAAAAACAACATATTGCTGTGGCAGCCTTATGTGGTAGTATATCACTATCTAATTATGAAGCTGAAAAATTTGGTATTCTTTATACCGATTCTATTATGGAGAAAGCAAAATCGTTAGATGACGCGATACAGAATGGATATGATTATGTAAAACAGATGGCTGTAAATTTCGCTAAAACGATGGTCTAG
- a CDS encoding undecaprenyl-diphosphate phosphatase: MNYIEAIILAIIEGVTEYLPISSTGHMIIASSFMKIASDDFTKLFTIVIQLGAILSVVVLYWKRFFQSLDFYYKLLVAFIPAVILGLLLNDVIDELLESPVVVAITLILGGFILIKVDDWFKANEVYDEANPEAHTKISYATALKIGFFQCLAMIPGTSRSGASIVGGMTQKLNRKTAAEFSFFLAVPTMFGATAKKLYDYYKAGFELSSDQINYLIIGNVLAFIVALIAIKSFIDYLSKKGFKLFGYYRIVLGIALLIIHFFIYKLTVV; this comes from the coding sequence ATGAATTATATTGAAGCCATTATTTTAGCCATCATAGAAGGCGTTACCGAATATTTACCCATATCATCCACAGGTCATATGATTATTGCATCATCGTTCATGAAGATAGCTTCAGACGATTTTACAAAACTGTTCACCATCGTTATTCAGCTTGGTGCTATTTTATCGGTAGTCGTTTTATACTGGAAACGCTTTTTTCAAAGCTTGGATTTTTATTACAAACTACTGGTTGCTTTTATTCCTGCTGTTATTTTAGGATTGCTTTTAAATGATGTGATTGATGAGTTATTGGAAAGCCCCGTAGTCGTTGCCATTACTTTAATTTTAGGCGGATTTATATTAATAAAAGTAGACGATTGGTTTAAAGCCAACGAAGTTTACGATGAAGCGAACCCCGAAGCCCATACTAAAATAAGTTATGCCACAGCTTTAAAAATTGGCTTTTTCCAATGTCTTGCCATGATTCCTGGAACCTCACGTAGTGGCGCCAGTATTGTTGGTGGTATGACCCAAAAATTAAACCGAAAAACAGCTGCCGAATTTTCATTTTTTCTAGCCGTCCCCACCATGTTTGGTGCGACTGCCAAAAAATTATACGATTATTACAAAGCTGGTTTCGAGTTAAGTAGTGATCAAATTAACTATCTTATTATTGGGAATGTTTTAGCCTTTATTGTGGCATTAATTGCCATAAAGTCGTTTATAGATTACTTAAGCAAAAAAGGCTTCAAACTATTTGGTTACTACCGCATTGTTCTTGGCATTGCGTTGTTAATCATTCATTTTTTCATCTATAAACTAACTGTTGTTTAA